The Kosakonia sacchari SP1 genome includes a window with the following:
- a CDS encoding contractile injection system protein, VgrG/Pvc8 family has protein sequence MIDILTQDLGRTSVPLFTLKLKQKQHDPQQAQKQKVKDITYDIAPRLIALTVTDNRGFEADTLTLTLDDADGKIQMPQRGNEVSVAIGRLGELLTNMGTFTIDQVTHRGTPDQVVVTGRSVDFRGNMNSPKEWSWHDTTLGEVVKDIAWRNSLSANVAPALANIKIAHIDQSNESDIGFLTRLATRNGAEIAVKSGTLIFLVPGMCVRGGKVVPSVTITPSDGDSHEFTLADRVAYSGVVAHWQDTRTPNAQTKQIKLTRKAATTGNAKPEATDYTAGSKDNIYTLPTTYASKDEAMRAAEAQWQDIQRNAAKFTLTLAQGRTDISAESPVYVSGFKDAINNTPWVIKKVTHGIDSNGFISKLELEVRVDGVEYEVQQ, from the coding sequence ATGATTGACATACTCACCCAGGATTTGGGGCGAACGAGTGTCCCCCTGTTTACGCTGAAGCTAAAGCAGAAACAGCACGATCCGCAGCAAGCGCAAAAACAGAAAGTAAAAGACATTACCTACGATATTGCGCCTCGCCTGATAGCGTTGACCGTCACCGACAATCGCGGGTTTGAGGCCGATACGCTAACGCTAACGCTGGATGATGCCGACGGGAAAATCCAGATGCCGCAGCGCGGTAATGAAGTCAGCGTCGCCATTGGTCGACTAGGAGAACTGCTCACCAATATGGGCACGTTTACCATCGATCAGGTGACGCACCGAGGTACGCCGGATCAGGTGGTTGTTACTGGCCGCAGCGTCGATTTTCGCGGCAATATGAACAGCCCAAAAGAGTGGTCATGGCATGACACAACGCTTGGCGAAGTTGTCAAAGATATCGCCTGGCGTAATTCACTGAGCGCCAATGTCGCGCCAGCGCTGGCAAATATAAAAATCGCCCATATCGACCAGTCTAATGAGTCCGACATTGGCTTTCTGACCCGGCTGGCAACCCGCAACGGTGCCGAAATCGCCGTGAAATCAGGTACGCTGATTTTCCTTGTTCCTGGCATGTGCGTTCGGGGCGGCAAGGTTGTTCCTTCGGTGACGATCACCCCCAGCGATGGCGACTCGCACGAGTTTACCCTTGCCGATCGCGTAGCTTACAGCGGTGTGGTTGCCCATTGGCAAGATACCAGAACGCCAAATGCGCAGACGAAGCAGATAAAACTGACGCGCAAAGCCGCCACAACCGGCAATGCAAAGCCTGAAGCGACGGATTACACCGCTGGCTCAAAAGATAATATCTATACCCTACCGACGACGTACGCTTCTAAAGATGAAGCCATGCGGGCTGCAGAGGCGCAGTGGCAAGACATCCAGCGCAACGCGGCGAAATTTACGCTCACTCTTGCTCAGGGGCGCACCGATATCTCCGCAGAAAGCCCTGTGTATGTTTCAGGTTTTAAAGATGCGATCAACAACACGCCCTGGGTAATCAAAAAAGTGACACATGGCATTGATAGCAATGGTTTTATTAGC
- a CDS encoding phage tail protein, whose translation MMLALGLFVFMRQTLPFQNMDRTSAFNWKDNARVGKRAAFQYIGPGEDTINIAGALYPELTGGVLSLAAVRLMAEQGRSWPLIDGTGMIYGMYVISSVTENGSEYYSDGSPRKITFTLKLTRVDESLEALAGDLRTQGEQLFRDATKILGNL comes from the coding sequence ATGATGCTGGCATTGGGGCTTTTTGTTTTCATGCGGCAGACGCTGCCGTTCCAGAATATGGATCGTACCTCAGCGTTTAATTGGAAGGACAACGCGCGCGTGGGCAAGCGCGCGGCGTTTCAGTATATCGGTCCCGGCGAGGATACCATCAATATCGCGGGCGCACTCTACCCGGAACTGACTGGCGGCGTGCTGTCGCTTGCGGCGGTACGTCTGATGGCCGAGCAAGGGCGCTCGTGGCCGCTTATTGACGGAACCGGAATGATTTACGGCATGTATGTCATAAGCAGCGTCACCGAAAACGGTTCGGAATATTACAGTGATGGTTCACCGCGCAAAATCACCTTCACGCTCAAACTTACGCGTGTTGATGAGTCGCTGGAGGCTCTGGCAGGTGATCTTCGCACTCAGGGGGAACAATTGTTCAGGGACGCGACGAAGATACTGGGGAACTTGTGA
- a CDS encoding phage tail tape measure protein, with protein sequence MSNSENIEALLAAVDQAARPFKSLQTANVSLADGIKETEKNLRGLYSQAAQIDGFTRTQSALNGVSQQLKIAKASTQALAFELKKIDKPSEAQLTALDKARANVSALKQQHDSLRQSVKNQRQTLQQAGISTRAPATARQRLQQNISSATEQLSSQQQALKQENRQQRLVKIKESQQSILGVAGKVSAVGKTGMSIATTGFNLGKKLLQPGYEASLQTHPAESPATPGSAIASLQARTAVSPTIPGTAVATLKTHTAAPGTAVASQQLSAGSLAPAVAAQNNSTGAPAAEMQNNVGNLGTDLAALQAAYQSLSVDIFATQASSLRMLVQTATGYLGQLQQWVQNNQGLVQSFGLIATVIVGVAGAIGTVASVIAPVFTGISTLITIAMTFGSVFTTVCGGIMAVIGGLTWPIVAVVAAVAAGAALIYKYWEPISAFFSGVIEGIVAAFAPIAEMFAPLQPVFDAIGGALQKVKDTFSELLTPIKASEETLTQFGNVGQFIGKVLVNAFTWPLTLLRSLNESAMGLLETLGIIDKKPAQALKPLIEQPATGGVSSYIQPTSAQPGYNAYQMARPSTGGSYLDQSRTEYNVTLQGDVTPGSNNERYLQELFRQDANNRRNNALSQFNP encoded by the coding sequence ATGAGTAACAGCGAAAATATCGAGGCCCTACTCGCTGCTGTTGATCAGGCGGCGCGGCCATTTAAATCCCTGCAGACGGCGAATGTGTCGCTGGCTGACGGTATCAAAGAGACGGAAAAAAACCTGCGTGGCCTGTATAGCCAGGCTGCGCAGATTGACGGATTTACCCGCACACAAAGCGCACTTAACGGCGTTAGCCAGCAGCTAAAGATCGCCAAAGCGAGCACGCAGGCGCTGGCCTTCGAACTGAAAAAAATCGATAAACCCAGTGAAGCGCAGTTAACCGCGCTGGATAAGGCGCGCGCCAATGTGAGCGCGCTGAAACAGCAGCACGACAGTTTACGCCAGTCGGTAAAAAACCAGCGGCAAACATTGCAACAAGCGGGGATCAGTACCCGTGCGCCTGCAACAGCAAGACAACGCCTGCAGCAGAACATCAGCAGCGCTACCGAGCAGCTGTCGAGCCAACAGCAAGCGCTAAAGCAGGAGAACCGCCAGCAGCGGCTGGTGAAAATCAAAGAGAGCCAGCAGTCGATTCTGGGTGTGGCGGGGAAAGTATCCGCCGTCGGCAAGACCGGGATGTCGATAGCGACCACCGGATTTAATCTTGGCAAAAAATTGCTGCAGCCGGGATATGAAGCGTCACTGCAAACGCATCCAGCCGAGTCACCTGCAACACCGGGCAGCGCTATTGCTTCGCTGCAAGCTCGCACCGCCGTGTCGCCCACGATACCGGGCACCGCTGTTGCCACTCTGAAAACTCACACCGCAGCGCCGGGCACCGCAGTCGCAAGCCAGCAGCTGAGCGCGGGGAGCCTCGCACCGGCTGTCGCCGCCCAAAACAATAGTACCGGCGCTCCGGCGGCTGAGATGCAGAATAATGTCGGCAACCTCGGCACGGATTTAGCCGCGCTGCAGGCGGCTTATCAATCCCTGAGCGTGGATATTTTCGCCACCCAGGCGTCGTCGCTGCGCATGCTGGTGCAGACCGCGACCGGTTATCTCGGGCAGCTCCAGCAGTGGGTACAAAACAACCAGGGGCTGGTGCAGAGCTTTGGCCTGATTGCAACGGTGATCGTCGGCGTCGCCGGGGCAATCGGCACTGTCGCAAGCGTGATTGCGCCGGTCTTTACAGGGATCAGCACGCTTATCACCATTGCGATGACTTTTGGCAGCGTGTTTACCACCGTTTGTGGCGGGATCATGGCAGTTATCGGCGGACTCACCTGGCCAATTGTTGCCGTAGTGGCCGCCGTCGCCGCTGGCGCTGCGCTGATTTATAAATACTGGGAGCCCATTAGCGCCTTTTTTAGCGGCGTGATTGAGGGGATCGTCGCGGCATTTGCCCCCATTGCCGAAATGTTTGCGCCATTACAACCGGTTTTCGATGCCATCGGAGGTGCACTGCAAAAGGTAAAAGACACCTTCAGCGAGCTGCTGACGCCAATCAAGGCCAGCGAGGAGACGCTCACACAATTCGGCAACGTCGGGCAGTTTATTGGAAAAGTGCTTGTTAATGCATTCACCTGGCCGCTGACCCTTTTACGTTCACTGAACGAGAGCGCGATGGGGTTGCTGGAGACGCTGGGCATTATTGATAAAAAACCCGCGCAGGCGCTCAAACCGCTTATCGAGCAACCCGCCACTGGAGGGGTTTCCAGCTATATCCAGCCCACAAGTGCGCAGCCGGGATATAACGCCTATCAGATGGCACGCCCGTCAACAGGCGGCTCTTACCTCGACCAAAGCCGTACGGAATATAACGTCACGCTGCAGGGTGATGTCACGCCGGGTAGCAATAACGAACGCTATTTGCAGGAACTGTTCCGTCAGGATGCCAATAACCGGCGCAACAACGCGTTATCCCAATTCAACCCGTAA
- a CDS encoding GpE family phage tail protein yields the protein MADIAVIFHWPPSELYPLSLSELITWREKALQRSGNTYE from the coding sequence ATGGCGGATATCGCGGTGATCTTCCACTGGCCGCCATCGGAGCTCTACCCCCTGAGTCTGAGCGAACTCATCACCTGGCGCGAAAAAGCGCTGCAGCGAAGCGGAAATACATATGAGTAA
- a CDS encoding phage tail assembly protein has translation MSHETDNVITLQTPIKRGEQLINSLTLMKPNAGTLRGLSLAAVANAEVDALIKVLPRITSPSLTEQEVGALDLVDMVALAGKVVGFLSPASGQ, from the coding sequence ATGAGCCACGAAACAGATAACGTCATTACCCTGCAAACCCCGATTAAACGCGGCGAGCAGTTGATCAACTCCCTTACACTGATGAAACCGAACGCCGGTACGCTGCGCGGCCTGAGCCTGGCCGCGGTGGCAAACGCCGAAGTGGACGCGCTGATTAAAGTGCTGCCGCGCATTACCTCGCCTTCGCTTACCGAGCAGGAAGTGGGTGCGCTGGATCTGGTCGATATGGTTGCGCTGGCGGGCAAGGTGGTCGGTTTTTTGTCACCAGCTTCGGGACAGTAA
- a CDS encoding phage major tail tube protein → MAMPRKLKYMNVFLNGYSYQGVAKSITLPKLTRKLENYRGAGMNGVAPIDMGLDDEAMSMEWSLGGFPDEAIWELYGATSTDAVPIRFAGSYQRDDTGETVAVEVVMRGRQKEIDTGENKPGEDTESKISVICTYFKLTIDGKELVEIDTVNMVEKVNGVDRLEQHRRNIGL, encoded by the coding sequence ATGGCAATGCCGCGAAAACTGAAATACATGAACGTGTTCCTCAATGGCTACAGCTACCAGGGTGTCGCCAAATCCATCACCCTGCCGAAACTGACCCGCAAGCTGGAAAACTACCGCGGTGCAGGCATGAACGGTGTCGCGCCGATTGATATGGGCCTGGATGACGAGGCGATGTCAATGGAGTGGTCGCTGGGCGGCTTCCCGGATGAAGCCATCTGGGAACTGTATGGCGCGACCAGTACCGACGCGGTGCCGATCCGCTTCGCGGGCTCTTACCAGCGCGATGACACCGGGGAAACGGTGGCGGTGGAAGTGGTGATGCGTGGTCGCCAAAAAGAGATCGACACTGGCGAAAACAAACCGGGTGAAGATACGGAATCCAAAATCTCCGTGATTTGCACCTACTTCAAACTGACCATCGATGGCAAAGAGCTGGTGGAGATCGATACCGTCAACATGGTTGAAAAAGTGAACGGCGTCGATCGTCTCGAACAGCACCGCCGCAATATCGGCCTGTAA
- a CDS encoding phage tail sheath protein has protein sequence MSDYHHGVQVVEINDGTRVISTVSTAIVGMVCTASDADAATFPLNEPVLITNVQSAIAKAGTKGTLASSLQAIADQAKPVIVVVRVAEGSGDDAQAQTISNIIGTTDANGKYTGLKALLTAEAVTGVKPRILGVPGYDTQEVATALAPICQKLRAFGYVSAWGCKTISDAIKYRENFSQRELMVIWPDFLAWDTVANASATAYATARALGLRAYIDQSVGWHKTLSNVGVNGVTGISTPVFWDLQESGTDADLLNQAGVTTLIRKDGFRFWGNRTCSDDPLFLFENYTRTAQVIADTMADAHMWAVDKPITATLIRDIIDGINAKFRELKSNGYIVDATCWFDESANDAETLKAGKLYIDYDYTPVPPLENLTLRQRITDKYLANLVSSVNSN, from the coding sequence ATGAGTGACTACCATCATGGCGTTCAGGTCGTTGAAATTAACGACGGCACACGCGTCATTTCCACTGTCTCAACCGCCATCGTCGGCATGGTTTGTACCGCCAGCGACGCCGATGCGGCAACCTTTCCACTGAATGAACCGGTGCTTATCACCAACGTGCAAAGCGCCATTGCCAAAGCGGGCACCAAAGGTACGCTGGCATCGTCTTTACAGGCGATTGCCGATCAGGCGAAACCGGTGATCGTTGTAGTACGTGTCGCGGAAGGCAGCGGTGACGATGCCCAGGCGCAGACGATTTCCAACATCATCGGCACTACCGATGCAAACGGGAAATACACCGGCCTGAAAGCACTGCTGACCGCCGAAGCGGTGACCGGCGTGAAACCGCGTATTCTTGGCGTGCCGGGTTACGACACCCAGGAAGTCGCCACCGCGCTGGCGCCCATCTGCCAGAAGCTGCGCGCCTTCGGTTACGTTAGCGCCTGGGGCTGCAAAACGATTTCCGACGCCATTAAGTACCGCGAGAATTTCAGCCAGCGCGAGCTGATGGTGATTTGGCCGGACTTCCTCGCCTGGGATACCGTCGCTAACGCCAGCGCCACGGCGTACGCCACTGCGCGCGCACTCGGCCTGCGCGCTTATATTGATCAGTCTGTTGGCTGGCACAAAACCCTGTCTAACGTCGGCGTGAACGGCGTGACCGGCATCAGCACCCCGGTATTCTGGGATTTGCAAGAGTCCGGCACCGATGCGGATCTGCTCAACCAGGCAGGCGTCACCACGCTGATTCGCAAAGACGGCTTTCGTTTCTGGGGCAACCGCACCTGTTCGGACGATCCGCTGTTCTTGTTTGAAAACTATACCCGTACTGCACAGGTTATCGCCGACACCATGGCCGACGCGCATATGTGGGCAGTGGACAAACCGATTACCGCGACGCTTATCCGCGACATCATCGATGGCATTAACGCGAAATTCCGTGAGCTGAAAAGCAACGGTTACATCGTCGATGCAACCTGCTGGTTCGATGAATCCGCCAACGACGCCGAAACCCTGAAGGCCGGGAAACTGTATATCGATTATGACTATACGCCGGTCCCGCCACTGGAAAACCTGACCTTACGCCAGCGCATCACCGATAAGTACCTGGCGAACCTGGTCTCCTCGGTTAACAGCAATTAA
- a CDS encoding tail fiber assembly protein, translating into MAIFYSNTTKGFYLDEMRDSYDAVKTWPDDAKEISDALYKSLMDGQANGKSIASDDDGAPVLITSKIDWNARAESHRQRLLTEASNATADWRTELQLDVISADDKASLIKWMAYIQKLKSIDLTNVAGSTDDSTAPDIPWPEKPQ; encoded by the coding sequence ATGGCGATATTTTATAGCAATACAACGAAAGGGTTTTATCTGGACGAAATGCGCGATAGCTATGACGCAGTTAAAACATGGCCGGACGATGCAAAAGAAATCAGCGATGCCCTTTATAAATCGCTTATGGACGGGCAAGCCAACGGAAAAAGTATTGCATCGGACGACGACGGAGCTCCTGTGTTAATAACCTCGAAGATCGACTGGAACGCACGCGCTGAATCTCATCGACAAAGGCTGCTGACTGAAGCAAGCAACGCTACCGCTGACTGGCGCACTGAACTGCAACTTGATGTTATCTCCGCTGACGATAAAGCCAGCCTGATTAAGTGGATGGCCTATATTCAGAAACTCAAGTCGATAGATTTAACAAATGTAGCTGGAAGTACTGATGATTCAACCGCACCAGATATCCCCTGGCCGGAAAAACCGCAATAA
- a CDS encoding gp53-like domain-containing protein, whose translation MYNWIWTGWAKVYDTMNRPTPTDIGAVAKTGDTIEGSLVVENILTVPKGLQIAGTDAQIFPGADNAGFISNNINIGSWYGIGFYCSLTGAEGYAGYIDTRTGKLQMAGQIIPANYANFDARYQAAGSSGKPATSGISGSVLWWRDADTGVIFMMGTTASVPNSGRVTFPFAFPAACFSVVANRNNSSGEAAAMQPYSIDKTGWNLRIAGGGTETVTWFAAGK comes from the coding sequence ATGTATAACTGGATATGGACTGGCTGGGCGAAAGTTTACGATACGATGAACAGACCTACACCCACAGACATTGGGGCGGTGGCGAAAACGGGGGACACAATTGAAGGTAGCCTCGTTGTCGAGAATATATTGACTGTACCAAAAGGTTTGCAAATAGCTGGAACGGATGCACAAATTTTCCCTGGTGCGGATAACGCTGGCTTTATTTCCAACAACATCAATATAGGCTCCTGGTACGGCATTGGATTTTATTGCTCTCTCACCGGGGCTGAAGGTTATGCAGGTTACATTGATACCCGTACTGGAAAGTTACAAATGGCTGGGCAGATTATCCCGGCGAATTACGCCAATTTTGACGCCCGTTACCAGGCCGCAGGAAGCAGCGGTAAACCAGCAACATCAGGCATTAGCGGTAGTGTGCTGTGGTGGAGAGATGCGGATACTGGCGTCATTTTCATGATGGGTACGACAGCCAGTGTTCCCAATAGCGGTCGGGTGACATTTCCGTTTGCTTTTCCAGCAGCGTGTTTTTCGGTAGTAGCAAACCGCAACAATAGCTCAGGTGAAGCAGCTGCAATGCAGCCATACAGTATTGATAAAACAGGCTGGAACCTGCGTATTGCGGGCGGCGGTACAGAGACAGTGACATGGTTTGCGGCGGGGAAATAA
- a CDS encoding tail fiber assembly protein has product MEQAVLNDNLIAIKAGYITVYHYLAPSEEYLAVGVGIPRFSTIEKPGESKAGFAICRTVALDAWEYVPDHRGETVYDINTKQKREITEPGNYPADVTPLAPSTPYDKWDGSQWVTDQDALIAVAEAKKTQLLNEAKNTISLWQTELQLGIISDDDKVRLIAWLQYIKLLQAVDTATAPNINWPQQPQ; this is encoded by the coding sequence ATGGAACAAGCCGTACTGAACGACAACCTGATTGCAATCAAAGCAGGTTACATCACCGTCTATCATTACCTCGCGCCATCAGAAGAGTATTTGGCTGTTGGTGTCGGTATTCCTCGTTTCTCCACTATCGAAAAACCGGGAGAGAGTAAAGCGGGCTTCGCTATCTGCCGCACTGTTGCGCTGGATGCCTGGGAGTACGTTCCCGATCACCGTGGCGAGACGGTGTACGACATCAATACGAAGCAGAAAAGAGAAATTACCGAACCAGGCAATTATCCTGCAGACGTCACACCGCTTGCCCCTTCAACGCCTTATGACAAATGGGATGGTAGCCAGTGGGTAACCGATCAAGACGCGCTGATTGCTGTCGCAGAAGCCAAAAAGACGCAACTGCTCAACGAAGCCAAAAACACCATCAGCCTGTGGCAGACCGAGTTGCAGCTCGGCATTATCAGCGATGACGACAAAGTCCGGCTGATTGCCTGGTTGCAATATATCAAGCTGCTCCAGGCGGTGGATACCGCAACGGCACCGAATATCAACTGGCCGCAACAGCCGCAATAA
- a CDS encoding phage tail-collar fiber domain-containing protein: MTAKFFAILTNQGAAKLANAASLGTKLNLTQMALGDANGVLPTPDAAQTQLINQKRIAPLNHLSVDPNNANQIIAEQVIPENEGGFWIREIGLYDDDGVLIAIANCPETYKPLLQEGSGRTQTIRMALIVSSTAAVTLKIDPSVVLATRQYADDKAREVKGYADTLLTAHMAAANPHPQYLVVADINNYLPVGVPIPYPAAIPPTGWFNCNGSAFDKTKYPFLASLFPSGNLPDLRGEFIRGWDNGRNVDSGRSLLSLQGDAIRNITGTLPCSAPYGFEQDARGALFGTAGLVHGGGSVEIQAGGYGIGLNAAMAVPTANENRPRNIAFNYIMRAA; this comes from the coding sequence ATGACTGCAAAATTCTTTGCCATTCTGACCAATCAGGGGGCCGCGAAGCTGGCGAACGCCGCGTCGCTTGGCACAAAGCTTAACCTTACGCAGATGGCGCTCGGCGATGCCAACGGCGTACTGCCCACGCCCGATGCGGCGCAAACTCAGTTGATTAACCAGAAGCGTATTGCCCCGCTTAATCATCTCTCTGTTGATCCGAACAATGCCAATCAGATCATTGCCGAACAGGTGATCCCGGAAAACGAAGGCGGCTTCTGGATCCGCGAAATTGGCCTTTACGATGATGACGGCGTGCTGATTGCCATCGCCAACTGCCCGGAAACCTACAAGCCGTTGTTGCAGGAAGGCAGCGGACGCACGCAGACGATTCGCATGGCGCTGATTGTTTCGTCAACGGCTGCGGTAACGCTGAAAATTGACCCGTCGGTGGTGCTGGCAACACGCCAGTATGCGGATGATAAAGCGAGAGAGGTGAAAGGCTATGCCGATACTCTTCTTACCGCTCATATGGCTGCCGCAAACCCGCATCCGCAATATCTCGTAGTCGCGGATATCAATAACTACCTTCCTGTCGGCGTGCCGATTCCTTATCCAGCCGCGATCCCGCCAACTGGCTGGTTCAACTGTAATGGCTCCGCATTTGACAAAACAAAATACCCATTTCTGGCATCGCTTTTTCCCTCGGGGAATCTGCCCGACCTGCGCGGTGAATTTATTCGCGGCTGGGATAACGGGCGTAACGTGGATTCAGGCCGGTCATTATTAAGTCTCCAGGGGGATGCGATTCGCAACATAACCGGCACCCTTCCTTGCAGTGCGCCTTATGGATTCGAGCAAGATGCGCGAGGTGCGTTATTTGGCACCGCTGGTCTTGTTCATGGAGGAGGCTCAGTAGAAATACAAGCAGGCGGGTACGGTATCGGGCTTAACGCAGCGATGGCTGTACCTACCGCCAACGAAAACCGTCCACGCAATATTGCGTTTAACTACATCATGAGGGCAGCATAA
- a CDS encoding phage tail protein I — protein sequence MSDDRLLPVGSSVLEVAAAKAAADIERVPVPLRTLWDPQTCPAELLPYLAWALSVDRWDFNWPEATKRKVIAASFFVHQHKGTRSALRRVVEPLGFLIELREWWEDNAEPGTFKLVIGVQENGITEEMYLELERLINDAKPASRHLTGLNISLSSSGEFYVGAGCYLGEELTVYPYTPEEITVGGEYYPASAVHLIDDVIIS from the coding sequence ATGAGTGACGACCGTCTGTTGCCTGTTGGCTCATCCGTTCTTGAGGTGGCAGCGGCAAAAGCGGCGGCAGATATTGAGCGCGTGCCGGTGCCGCTGCGCACACTGTGGGACCCACAAACGTGTCCGGCGGAGTTGCTGCCTTACCTGGCATGGGCGCTCTCCGTCGACCGCTGGGATTTTAACTGGCCGGAAGCGACCAAGCGCAAAGTGATTGCCGCTTCATTCTTCGTTCATCAACACAAAGGCACGCGCAGCGCGCTGCGCCGGGTGGTTGAGCCGCTCGGTTTTCTGATTGAGCTGCGCGAATGGTGGGAGGACAACGCCGAACCGGGCACCTTTAAACTGGTGATTGGCGTGCAGGAAAACGGCATTACCGAGGAGATGTACCTTGAGCTGGAGCGGTTGATTAATGATGCCAAACCGGCGAGCCGCCACCTGACAGGGTTAAACATCAGCCTGAGCAGCAGCGGCGAGTTTTATGTCGGCGCTGGTTGCTACCTGGGCGAAGAGCTGACCGTCTACCCCTACACGCCAGAAGAGATCACAGTTGGCGGCGAGTATTACCCTGCTTCAGCGGTCCATCTGATTGATGATGTCATCATCTCTTAA
- a CDS encoding baseplate assembly protein, with product MPIIDLSQLPAPDVVEELDYEAILNDRKATLISLFPADEQEALARTLALESEPLTKFLQENAYREMMWRSRVNEAARAVMLAYAAGKDLDVMAANSNTARLMVSPADESTIPPTPAVMESDKDLRLRAQQAFEGLSVAGPEGAYEYHGRSADGRVADISVISPNPAYITISVLSREGDGRASDELIAIVDKALNAEDVRPVGDRVTVQSAEIVPYQINATLYFYPGPESEPIRQAAEQQLKAYINAQRRLGRDIRQSAIYAALHVEGVQRVELSAPQSDLVLAKNQASYCTAWSINAGGTDE from the coding sequence ATGCCGATTATCGATCTGAGCCAACTGCCGGCGCCGGATGTGGTCGAGGAGCTTGATTATGAGGCTATCCTCAACGACCGCAAAGCGACGCTGATTTCCCTGTTTCCCGCCGATGAACAAGAAGCACTGGCGCGCACGCTGGCGCTGGAGTCCGAGCCGCTGACCAAGTTCCTGCAAGAGAACGCCTACCGTGAAATGATGTGGCGCAGCCGCGTTAACGAAGCGGCCCGCGCGGTGATGCTGGCCTACGCCGCCGGAAAGGATCTGGATGTGATGGCCGCCAACAGCAATACCGCGCGGCTGATGGTGTCACCCGCCGACGAAAGCACCATTCCGCCAACACCGGCGGTGATGGAGTCTGACAAAGATCTGCGTCTGCGCGCACAGCAGGCGTTTGAAGGGCTAAGCGTCGCCGGGCCGGAAGGCGCTTACGAATACCATGGTCGCAGCGCCGACGGACGGGTTGCCGATATTTCGGTCATCAGCCCGAATCCGGCGTATATCACCATTTCCGTGCTCTCCCGCGAGGGCGACGGCCGCGCCAGCGATGAGCTGATCGCCATCGTGGATAAAGCCTTGAACGCCGAAGATGTGCGCCCGGTGGGCGACCGTGTGACGGTGCAAAGCGCGGAGATCGTGCCCTACCAGATTAACGCCACGCTCTACTTTTACCCGGGCCCGGAATCGGAACCGATTCGCCAGGCCGCTGAACAGCAGTTAAAAGCCTATATCAACGCGCAACGACGTTTAGGGCGCGATATCCGCCAGTCAGCGATTTATGCCGCGCTGCACGTTGAAGGCGTGCAGCGGGTGGAGCTGAGCGCGCCGCAAAGCGATCTGGTGCTGGCGAAAAATCAGGCCTCTTACTGCACCGCCTGGAGCATTAACGCCGGAGGCACCGATGAGTGA
- a CDS encoding GPW/gp25 family protein — MTVRYSGLNRTSGKRLTDTEHIRQSISDILRTPMGSRVMRRDYGSLLFEMIDQPQTPALTLQIQAACYMALLKWEPRITVSAVTTERQFDGKLLVNLTAQLASTGESLSLTLPVS, encoded by the coding sequence ATGACAGTTCGTTACAGCGGGTTAAACCGCACCAGCGGCAAGCGTCTTACCGACACCGAACATATTCGCCAGAGCATCAGCGACATTCTGCGCACGCCGATGGGCTCCAGAGTGATGCGCCGCGATTACGGCTCGTTGCTGTTTGAGATGATCGACCAGCCACAAACCCCGGCGCTGACGCTGCAAATCCAGGCCGCCTGTTACATGGCGCTGCTGAAATGGGAACCGCGCATTACCGTAAGCGCGGTCACCACCGAGCGCCAGTTCGACGGAAAATTGCTGGTCAACCTGACCGCGCAACTCGCCAGCACCGGCGAATCCCTTTCGTTAACCCTTCCAGTGAGTTAA